The DNA segment GGCTTTAGCGAAAAAGCCACTATAGGATTTTCTGATGTTACATCTACAGATTGGTTCTATGAAGAAATAGCCAAAGCGGTGAAGGCAGGATATATATCCGGCTACCAAGACGGTACCGTAAAGCCAAACAGGGAAATAAGCCGTCAAGAAGCAGCGGTAGCCCTCTGCAAGGCCTTGAATCTAGAAATCCAAGGCGATGCTACTGAATTTACCGATAAAGATGCCATCCCTAACTGGAGCAGGCCGTATATCGCTGCATTAGCAGCTAAAGGCTACATGGGAGGATACCCCGACGGCAGCTTTAAGGCAGAAAGACACATCACCAGGGCCGAAACCGTTACAATACTGGATAAAGTATTAGCAACACTTCAGATATCCTACGATGTGTCAGGTGCTTATGGGCCTGAAGAAGGTATCGAAACTATATCTCAAGACGTTGCCGTTAATGTCCCAGGGGTAACCTTGAGAAATATGATTATAGAAGGCAACTTGTATTTAAATGAAGGTATCGGTGAAGGAGATGCTACCTTAGACAATGTCACAGTTAAGGGGATAACCACAGTCCGCGGGGGCGGAAAAGACAGCATCCATCTTGTAAACTTTACAGGTGAGGAAATAATAGTAATTAAAGTTGGCGGGAAGGTCAGAATAGTTGCTTCGGGCAATACAAAAGTCGGTGAACTGAAACTGGAATCCGGCGCTCATATCGAAGGTAATGGGATTGTATCTGTAACCGTACTCAAATCCGGAGAAGATATTATCCTAGATGGGGCCTTCGAAAATGTTATCGTAGAAGCCAAAGCAAAGATAGAAGTCTTGAAAGGTACAACCATCAACAATCTGAAAGCAAATAGTAAATCAGATATAAATCTTGCCGATGGAGCAACCGTAAAAGACCTAACCTTGGAGGCAGCTGCTACTATCACCGGAAAAGGCACTATAGAAAAGGCCAAAATCAATGCAGATGGTGCAAAACTGGAAACTGAGCCGAAGAAGGTGGAACTTGCTAAAGGCGTTACCACCGAGATTGCCGGCAAAGAAGTCAAAGAAGACAAGACCTCGTCTAAAAGCGGCGGAGGTGGCGGAAGCGGAGGCGGCAGCGATAAACCGGAAATAATAAAAGTGCAATCAGTTTCTTTAGACAAGTCATCAGTGACTCTTGCGGTTTATGAGTCAGTCTACCAAAAGACAACTATTACTGCTACTATACATCCTAATAATGCCACTAACAAAAAAGTGACTTGGAAATCCAGTAATAATGGTGTTGCCACTGTTGCAGGCAATGGCCTAAATGCTACAGTTAACGCTGTGAGCGAAGGCCGGGCAACTATTACGGTTACTACTGATGATGGAGGTAAGACCGCTGAGTGTGAAGTGACAGTGGTTGCTGGTGAAGTGCCAGTGGAGTACACCTTGACCGTAGAAGCCAATCCGGTAGCAGGTGGAGAAGTAACTGGAGCAGGCGACTATGAAGAAGGTGCAGAAGTACCAGTGACAGCAAC comes from the Tepidanaerobacter acetatoxydans Re1 genome and includes:
- a CDS encoding InlB B-repeat-containing protein encodes the protein MASKRIRYWVSLILVFTFVIGLIFPAVATSAKAAAGLTDISDHWAKDKITQWVQKGLVSGYTDGTFKPDKSITRAEFMTLVNKVLGFSEKATIGFSDVTSTDWFYEEIAKAVKAGYISGYQDGTVKPNREISRQEAAVALCKALNLEIQGDATEFTDKDAIPNWSRPYIAALAAKGYMGGYPDGSFKAERHITRAETVTILDKVLATLQISYDVSGAYGPEEGIETISQDVAVNVPGVTLRNMIIEGNLYLNEGIGEGDATLDNVTVKGITTVRGGGKDSIHLVNFTGEEIIVIKVGGKVRIVASGNTKVGELKLESGAHIEGNGIVSVTVLKSGEDIILDGAFENVIVEAKAKIEVLKGTTINNLKANSKSDINLADGATVKDLTLEAAATITGKGTIEKAKINADGAKLETEPKKVELAKGVTTEIAGKEVKEDKTSSKSGGGGGSGGGSDKPEIIKVQSVSLDKSSVTLAVYESVYQKTTITATIHPNNATNKKVTWKSSNNGVATVAGNGLNATVNAVSEGRATITVTTDDGGKTAECEVTVVAGEVPVEYTLTVEANPVAGGEVTGAGDYEEGAEVPVTATANAGYEFVNWTVEGVEVSTDATFDYTMPAANTTLVANFEEETVEYTLTVEANPVAGGEVTGAGDYEEGAEVPVTATANAGYEFVNWTVEGVEVSTDATFDYTMPAANTTLVANFEEETVEYTLTVEANPVAGGEVTGAGDYEEGAEVPVTATANAGYEFVNWTVEGVEVSTDATFDYTMPAANTTLVANFEEETVE